In Gossypium hirsutum isolate 1008001.06 chromosome D06, Gossypium_hirsutum_v2.1, whole genome shotgun sequence, one genomic interval encodes:
- the LOC107904699 gene encoding putative laccase-9, whose product MGLCKLGCVPWLLGILFLSSLELLCMADVHYYDFIVRESNFTRLCTTKSMLVVNDSYPGPEIRVHRGDTVFVNVHNHGSYGFTIHWHGVKQPRNPWSDGPEFVTQCPIQPGTNFTYQVILSDEIGTLWWHAHSDWTRGSVHGAFVILPAPHETYPFHPPDADQTIILESWYNDDYLELIRNSTLDGQAVGIPNAYAINGHLGDTYDCNDTIFRMEVNYQDTYLLRIINAAMNEEKFFSIANHTLIVVAQDASYVTRFATDYIMITPGQTMDVLVHANQNIGQYYMVMRNFHDSAASSNNNLTTAIFQYKNSVGGPRNNASLVSLPEPDDSNATSSFLSRIRNLRVRQNPPLRVPRAIHRRVYIAISTNSIPCTNDSVCITEERFVAALNNVSFVFPVIDILQAYYKRSINGVFTKDFPLEPPEYYNFTGDLTILNRNVTMGTKVVMLNYGEAVEIVFQATQFGAGGSHPFHLHGFSFYRVGSGSGNFNNVTDPKSYNLVDPPLINTVHVPASGWVALRFFANNPGVWFSHCHFERHSSWGMDTVFIVKNGGTKATSIRPPPASGMPVCSGA is encoded by the exons ATGGGTTTATGCAAGCTAGGTTGTGTGCCATGGTTGCTAGGGATTTTGTTCCTTAGTAGCCTTGAGCTGCTATGCATGGCAGATGTCCATTACTATGACTTCATT GTCCGAGAGTCCAACTTTACAAGGCTGTGCACCACAAAGTCGATGTTGGTGGTGAATGATAGTTATCCAGGCCCAGAAATTCGGGTTCATAGGGGAGACACCGTGTTTGTTAATGTCCACAATCATGGATCTTATGGCTTTACCATTCACTG GCACGGTGTGAAACAACCAAGAAATCCATGGTCCGATGGCCCTGAGTTCGTGACTCAGTGCCCGATTCAGCCAGGAACAAACTTCACTTACCAAGTGATATTGTCGGATGAAATAGGTACACTATGGTGGCATGCCCACAGTGACTGGACTCGTGGCTCCGTCCATGGCGCCTTTGTTATTCTACCAGCTCCGCACGAAACTTACCCATTCCACCCGCCTGATGCTGATCAAACTATCATACTTG AATCATGGTACAATGACGACTATTTGGAACTTATCCGGAATTCAACTTTAGACGGCCAGGCTGTAGGAATACCAAACGCTTACGCTATTAATGGGCATTTAGGAGACACATATGATTGCAATG ATACAATATTCCGGATGGAAGTTAATTACCAGGACACGTACCTTCTCCGCATAATCAATGCTGCAATGAATGAAGAGAAGTTCTTCTCCATTGCAAACCACACCCTCATAGTGGTTGCACAAGATGCTTCCTACGTCACAAGGTTTGCAACCGACTACATCATGATAACCCCTGGACAAACCATGGATGTTTTGGTCCATGCTAACCAAAACATTGGCCAGTATTACATGGTCATGAGGAATTTTCACGACAGCGCTGCTTCATCTAACAATAATCTCACCACCGCTATTTTCCAGTATAAAAACAGCGTTGGGGGGCCCAGGAACAATGCTTCCTTAGTATCATTGCCGGAACCTGACGATTCAAACGCTACAAGTAGCTTTCTCAGCCGAATTAGGAACTTAAGAGTGAGACAGAACCCACCACTGAGAGTGCCGAGAGCTATCCATAGACGAGTTTACATCGCAATCTCTACAAACTCCATTCCTTGCACCAACGACTCAGTATGTATTACTGAAGAGAGATTTGTTGCAGCTTTGAACAATGTCAGCTTTGTGTTCCCAGTTATCGACATTCTCCAAGCATACTACAAAAGGAGCATCAATGGTGTTTTCACCAAAGATTTCCCCCTTGAACCACCTGAATATTATAACTTCACTGGAGACTTGACTATTCTAAATCGCAACGTTACTATGGGGACAAAGGTTGTTATGCTGAACTATGGCGAAGCAGTTGAGATCGTTTTCCAAGCAACCCAGTTTGGTGCTGGTGGAAGTCATCCATTTCATTTGCACGGTTTCAGTTTCTACCGGGTGGGGAGTGGTTCAGGAAATTTCAATAACGTGACTGACCCCAAGTCTTACAACCTGGTTGATCCACCCCTCATTAACACCGTGCATGTTCCTGCTAGCGGCTGGGTTGCCCTTAGGTTTTTTGCAAACAATCCTG GGGTTTGGTTTTCACACTGCCACTTCGAAAGGCATAGTAGCTGGGGTATGGACACGGTGTTCATAGTGAAGAATGGAGGCACCAAAGCCACAAGCATCCGTCCGCCGCCAGCATCCGGCATGCCTGTCTGTTCTGGAGCCTAG